GCAGATGAAACACTGGCTATTCCGATGTATGGTTTCACTAGAAGTTTTAATGTTTCCGTTGCTGCTTCAATTTGTATGTATGAATTGAAACAGAAACTGATAAAATCTGGTATTGATTATAAATTAGATGAAGAAAAGCTATTGAGAATGAAAATCCTCTGGAGCGTCAATTCAATAAGAAGCGGTCAGCAGATTTTTGAAAAATATTTGAAAGATCATCATATAGACTGGAAATAATTATCCGGGAAATAACAGAAGACGCCGTTTCAAAATCGATTTTAAAACGGCGTCTTCTTATTTTATCAATAGTTTAGCATAAAGGACAACAGTCTCTCACGCTGATTATATCATATGGTAATAATTCCAGGCAGCTACAAACAAACCTGCGGTTTCAGTTCTTAACCTCTGGCTCCCGAGAGAAACAGCTTTGACCTTATGATCTGCAAGAAATACAATTTCCTTTTCCGAAAAATCACCTTCAGGACCAATTAAGAATGTTATCTGTTCCATTGCAGGAATGTCCTTAAGATCTGTTCTTTCAAGATTTTCGTTACAATGGGCCACGAATGTGCGCTCCGGATCAATATTCTTAAGAAAATCGTTGAGTTTCACCATATCATGGATGACAGGAAAATGAAATCTGAGACTTTGCTTTGAAGCAGCAACAGCCTGTTTTCTGATCTTATCAATATTGATGTTCTTACGTTCCGTTTTTTCCGTGGCAATGATACTGATCTCCGAGATGCCCATTTCTACTGCTTTTTCCACAAAGAATTCAATCCTGTCTATATTCTTGGTGGGGGCAATGGCAATATGCAGTTTCGTGCTGAATCCCGGTAGGTTTTCTCTGATCTCTGTAACTTCAATCCCTGCTTTTTTACCTTCTATACTGAGTTTTCCGGAAGCAAGGTTTCCCTTTCCATCCGTCACATGAATTTCCTCACCATTTTTCATACGGAGAACCTTTACAATGTGCTGCTGTTCTTCGTCGTTGATTATTACTCCGTTTCCGTTGATTTCTCCGTAAAAAAGTTTCATATTTAAATATTTAGAATCTGCCTGAATTGTATGTTATAAATGATGATTAAAAGTAAACTTCATTCTCGCTTAAAAACGCCACACCGGTTTTTATTGTAGTATAAATATCACCTTCACAATCTCTGTACGAACAAGCATAAATTTCTTCAATCCACTTATTATTCATGAAAATTAAATTCAAATATTCGTTTTTCCTTAAATTGTTTCTGATGGATAAATAATCACCTTCTTTGGGCTCGTAAGCAAAACTGAATACGTTTTCTGAATTGATTTTCTCAATAATTTCTTCCTTTATATTTTGAATATATCCAATTTCAGAACTTATCATTAGAAAATCATCCTCTTCAGATTGTTCTGTTACTTCATTTTTTCCAGTAACGGTTTCTAAAATCCAATAATATTTTGAATTTTTCTTAGAGTGTGTACCTAATATTTTTTCTTCCAGGAGTATTTTCATAAATCGTATTTTGCAGTGGCAGTAGTTCTCAGGTCAGTAAATTCTCCTCTCTCAAACTTCAGTTGTGCTACCATGGCGATCATAGCAGCATTATCCGTAGTATATTCAAATTTGGGGATATACATATTCCATCCTAATTTTTCTTTGTTGTCCTCCATCGCTTTTCTTAAAGCTGAATTGGCAGAAACACCACCGGCAATGGCGACCTCTTTAATATTTAAATCTTTGGCCGCTTTTTCCAGTTTTTTCATCAGAATTTCAATGATGGTTTTCTGTACAGAAGCACAAAGGTCGTTCAGGTTTTCTTTAATGAAATCCGGATTCTTTCTGACTTCCTTCTGGATGAAATACAATACGGAAGTTTTGATACCGCTGAAAGAGTAGTCGTAGTTTTCCAGTTTCGGTTTATTGAATTGAAAAGCATCGGGATTTCCTTCTTTTGCCAGCCTGTCGATGATAGGTCCGGCAGGATAGTCAAGGTCAAAGATTTTTCCGATTTTATCAAAAGCTTCACCTGCGGCATCATCAATGGTTTTCCCGATAATTTCCATATCAAAGTAGTCCTTTACAAGTACAATCATCGTATGCCCTCCGCTTACGGTAAGACACAGAAAAGGGAAAGCAGGCGGCACAGGATTTGCATCTTCGATGAAATGGGCCAGAATGTGGGCTTGAAGGTGATTCACTTCAATCAAAGGGACATTAAGACTCATAGCCAGAGATTTAGCAAATGATGTACCTACAAGAAGTGAACCTAAAAGTCCGGGTCCGCGTGTAAATCCTATAGCTGAAATTGCATTTTGTTGTATATTTGCTTTAGAAAAAGATTTTTCAACAACAGGGATGATATTTTGCTGATGGGCTCGTGAAGCCAGTTCAGGAACCACACCACCATATTCTTTGTGGATGGCCTGGTTTGCGGCAATGTTCGAAAGAATAGAATTTCCCTTGATGATAGCTGCTGAGGTGTCGTCGCAGGACGATTCAATACCTAAAATTATAGAGTCGCTCATAATAATGGCAAAGTTAGAGAATAATAACGAGAATGAGAATAAAAAATCAGTAGCTGAAAACCTAGGGGATCAGGTACAGAAGACTGTTGAAAATGTAGAGGGGAAAGTGCGGGAAACAGTAAAAGAGGCGTCTGAACTGGCCTCAGATGCTATCAATCATCCTATAGAAACAGCTGAAGAATTCGGAAAGCAGGCGGTAAAGGATGTGACCAGTTATACCTGGTGGGCAAAGCTTCTTCTGATTCTCTTCTGGATCGGGCTTTTTCTGATAGGAAGTATTATGGTGATCATTAATCTTCCGGTGACCAAGCAATGGGCGGCAGATCAGGCACTGCAGATCGTTAACCAGGATTTTAAAGCAGGATTTTCCACCGAAAGTGTAGACGTTAATTATTTCGGTGATGTAACGATAAAAGGCTTAAAAGTAAAAGATTATAAAGGCCTTGATTTTATTACAGCCCGTGAATTCCGTGCGGACTCAGACTGGATCTCTCTTGCTGTAAATGCTATTTCCGGAAAAAGTAATTCCTTAAGTTTCAATTCTCTCACCCTCGTTAATGCCGATGTAAAAGTCATTACCTATAAAGGCGACAGTATTGCCAATTTTGTGAGATTTACAGAACTCTTCGACAACGGGAAAAAAAGAGACCCGAATAAACCTCCTTTTCAGCTGAATTCAAGAATTCAGATCATCGACTCAAAAGTATCTATCGTTAATGAAAACTCCCCCGGAGATCAGGGAAAATGGCTTACTGCAACACAATTTAATCTTAAAGCTCCGAATGTAAAAGTAAACGGACCGAATGTTTCGGCGCTGATCAATAATATGTCTTTTGTGACAAAGAGATGGGGAAAATCTCACATTGTAGATACTTTTTCCACAGAATTGTCTCTGACGAAACAGTTTTTATCTTTAAAAGACCTTACTTTAAATACAGATCATACCTTATTACAGGGGGATATTAAATTTAACCTTCATGATGGTTCCTGGGCAGATTTTGCAGATAGGGTTCGCTGGGATATGAATATCAACCAGGGAAGCCAGATGAGCGGTTATGACATCAGTTATTTTGTAACGAACTGGGATAATATCAAGCCGTTCAACCTTGCAGGAAAAATGACCGGGCCTTTAAATAAATTCCATCTTGAAAACTTCCTTATCAGAAACCCTGATGTAAATATTGCCACCAAGACCATGAAGGTAGATAATCTGCTGAAAGGACATTTTTCGATTGAAACGAAAGACCTTTCTACGGACTTTACCTATAAGGATCTAAAAGCCATGATGCCTTCTTTCATTTCCAGTAAGATGAAGAATTTTGCAGATGATTTCGGGAAATTGAAATATAACGGGACAGCAAAGGTAAATCCTGATCAGATCTATGTGGAAAACGGGAATCTGATGACAGGTATAGGGCAGGCAAAGATTTCCAGACTTACATTGACGGGGTACAGCACAGCCATGCCTAAATATTCAGGATACCTCGATGTAAAAGACCTTAATACTTCTGTGATTACAAAAAATAAAACAGTAGGCTTAATTTCAGGTAAATTTGATCTTAACGGACAGAGTTTTGATGTCAATACCATGCGTCTGACTACCAAATCCCAGGTTGCCAGCATTGAAATTATGGATAAGGTGATCAATAACCTTTATCTGGACGGATTACTGGATCATAAAAAATATAACGGGCTCATCACTGTAAATGATGAACAGGCAAAAGCTACGATTAAAGGATTGATAGATTTCAGTACTTCTAAAGTGGCTATGGATGTGAATGCGGACGTCAGTTATCTGAACATGAATTATTTCACCAATAAACCGGGCAATCAGATTGTAAGCGGTCAGGTTGACGGGAAGATGTCCATGTCATCCATTAACGATCTTACGCTGGATGTGAATGCCAATAATCTTCATTTTGCTACGGCAACTCAGAAATATGATATTCCCAATGCGAAGCTGAGGACATTCATTGAAGCCGGAGGACGTGTCATAGATGTTGATGCACCGGGAGCCGCTACCGGGAAAATTTCCGGAAAATATAATCTTGCAGACCTTGCAGGAATGGTACAAAATGGTGTAGGCAAAATATTGGTGGGGCCACCGCCGAGAAAATTATATCGCGGACAGAATTTTGCGCTGAACTTCGATGTCCGCCAGGGACTGGTCAACTATTTCTTACCGGACCTGAAGTTGCCTAACGGAGCTCTTGTAGAAGGAGAATATGACGGGAACTCCAATAACCTGATCCTGAACCTTGATGCCACTTCTTTGAAGTATATTATGACGAAGGAAGAGGAAATTACAGATGCGGACAAGGCTTTGGCTGCTTCCAATCCCGAATATAAAATCAATGACCGTAAAAACCTGAACAGGGACAGCGCCATGGTAGACAGTGTGAAGGTAAGGATCAATACGGCGAATCTCGATCAGCAGCTGTATGCAAGAATCAACAGGATTGAGTACAACAAAAATATCATCAAGGATTTTGAACTGAAAGGGAATAATGAAAACGGAAATACACTCCATCTTGCGACTGTATTTAAGCATGGGAGCCCTGATGATGAGATCAATGAAAAGCTTAAGGAATATGCCATCAATGTAGATCAGTCTACTGATGCTGCAGGAGATTATGTCTTCAGGTTTGAACCCACAGAAGTGAAGTTCAATGAAGTTACCTGGGCAATAGATACAAGCCCTGAACTCAATCATTCTATTACCTATAGAAGGCAAACCGGCGATTTTGATATCAGGAACCTGAGGGTTTATTCTGATAAAAGTGCCCTATTTATCAAAGAAGCACAGTTTAAATCAGCCAAAGATTTTTATGTAGATGCTGATATCAATGATTTTTCAATAGAAAAACTTCTGGAAATGCAATCCGGAGGTAACAGCATGGATATAAAAGGACTTGCCAACGGAACTGTAAAGATCAAAATGGATAAAAGCACTTTACAGCCACTGGTGGATCTTTCGATTGATGATATTAAGATGAATGGTAACGATATGGGGGATATTTCCATTTCGGCTACCAACGGATTCTCTCTGAATGTCTATGATATTGATGTGAAAGTACATTCGGCAGGTGCTCTTGGAAACAACAGTTTGAATTTAACGGGTACTGTTAACAATAACACTGCTTCACCGGACATTGACCTTACTGCTGAAATGCGTGATTTTGATCTGGCATTCACCCAGCAGTTTGTGCAGTCTGTCTTTGGAAATCTGAGAGGAAAGGCCACCGGAGATCTAAAAATCAATGGTAAGCTTAAGAATCTTGATTACAGCGGTGATATTGCTTTAAAAGATTTTG
This window of the Chryseobacterium arthrosphaerae genome carries:
- a CDS encoding RsmE family RNA methyltransferase, with protein sequence MKLFYGEINGNGVIINDEEQQHIVKVLRMKNGEEIHVTDGKGNLASGKLSIEGKKAGIEVTEIRENLPGFSTKLHIAIAPTKNIDRIEFFVEKAVEMGISEISIIATEKTERKNINIDKIRKQAVAASKQSLRFHFPVIHDMVKLNDFLKNIDPERTFVAHCNENLERTDLKDIPAMEQITFLIGPEGDFSEKEIVFLADHKVKAVSLGSQRLRTETAGLFVAAWNYYHMI
- the tsaD gene encoding tRNA (adenosine(37)-N6)-threonylcarbamoyltransferase complex transferase subunit TsaD, with protein sequence MSDSIILGIESSCDDTSAAIIKGNSILSNIAANQAIHKEYGGVVPELASRAHQQNIIPVVEKSFSKANIQQNAISAIGFTRGPGLLGSLLVGTSFAKSLAMSLNVPLIEVNHLQAHILAHFIEDANPVPPAFPFLCLTVSGGHTMIVLVKDYFDMEIIGKTIDDAAGEAFDKIGKIFDLDYPAGPIIDRLAKEGNPDAFQFNKPKLENYDYSFSGIKTSVLYFIQKEVRKNPDFIKENLNDLCASVQKTIIEILMKKLEKAAKDLNIKEVAIAGGVSANSALRKAMEDNKEKLGWNMYIPKFEYTTDNAAMIAMVAQLKFERGEFTDLRTTATAKYDL
- a CDS encoding translocation/assembly module TamB domain-containing protein; protein product: MAKLENNNENENKKSVAENLGDQVQKTVENVEGKVRETVKEASELASDAINHPIETAEEFGKQAVKDVTSYTWWAKLLLILFWIGLFLIGSIMVIINLPVTKQWAADQALQIVNQDFKAGFSTESVDVNYFGDVTIKGLKVKDYKGLDFITAREFRADSDWISLAVNAISGKSNSLSFNSLTLVNADVKVITYKGDSIANFVRFTELFDNGKKRDPNKPPFQLNSRIQIIDSKVSIVNENSPGDQGKWLTATQFNLKAPNVKVNGPNVSALINNMSFVTKRWGKSHIVDTFSTELSLTKQFLSLKDLTLNTDHTLLQGDIKFNLHDGSWADFADRVRWDMNINQGSQMSGYDISYFVTNWDNIKPFNLAGKMTGPLNKFHLENFLIRNPDVNIATKTMKVDNLLKGHFSIETKDLSTDFTYKDLKAMMPSFISSKMKNFADDFGKLKYNGTAKVNPDQIYVENGNLMTGIGQAKISRLTLTGYSTAMPKYSGYLDVKDLNTSVITKNKTVGLISGKFDLNGQSFDVNTMRLTTKSQVASIEIMDKVINNLYLDGLLDHKKYNGLITVNDEQAKATIKGLIDFSTSKVAMDVNADVSYLNMNYFTNKPGNQIVSGQVDGKMSMSSINDLTLDVNANNLHFATATQKYDIPNAKLRTFIEAGGRVIDVDAPGAATGKISGKYNLADLAGMVQNGVGKILVGPPPRKLYRGQNFALNFDVRQGLVNYFLPDLKLPNGALVEGEYDGNSNNLILNLDATSLKYIMTKEEEITDADKALAASNPEYKINDRKNLNRDSAMVDSVKVRINTANLDQQLYARINRIEYNKNIIKDFELKGNNENGNTLHLATVFKHGSPDDEINEKLKEYAINVDQSTDAAGDYVFRFEPTEVKFNEVTWAIDTSPELNHSITYRRQTGDFDIRNLRVYSDKSALFIKEAQFKSAKDFYVDADINDFSIEKLLEMQSGGNSMDIKGLANGTVKIKMDKSTLQPLVDLSIDDIKMNGNDMGDISISATNGFSLNVYDIDVKVHSAGALGNNSLNLTGTVNNNTASPDIDLTAEMRDFDLAFTQQFVQSVFGNLRGKATGDLKINGKLKNLDYSGDIALKDFGLKLLFTGVDYSFDDTVIQLTKGLAILNNIEVHDGRSNSKGNVSGAIQFETLSSMGVSLVMRADNLLMLNTTQKDYDLFWGRVYGQGDLYVDGPVSGLSITTPNMKALNGSTFTFNSSSTSNVEEFKMLRFLKEGKDGLVTLEDKKKTGANMNVDFSLSVDKGTTVNVLVGDDVGNITVKGSADPLKFHMNRQGNIAMSGTYKVDNGTFVSKAILNKTFQIERNSSIRWDGDAMKPSLDINANYVRMVSNVGEYLSLSKLQPISILLQAHISQSLVDPKIDLNVTALDVSSQVRETLAAKMSQEGEKVLQFGSVLLLSTFNVSNTGGVDVNVGNVAESSGYNMLLKQLGSVLNTMSNEFQIDLNYVKGDQNASIGDRANAGVSVALSPRVNIKTGLGIPLSKTEGAQNNYLSGEGSIEYDLSKKNDGTLVIRGYSKPTNIGMGLASTNGSANQAYGVGAVWSKSFNSLFKKKKKDKKPSEAKGEIKTDSIKSKGK